The following coding sequences lie in one Apium graveolens cultivar Ventura chromosome 1, ASM990537v1, whole genome shotgun sequence genomic window:
- the LOC141714626 gene encoding uncharacterized protein LOC141714626, whose translation MTSSQQPTRPNTIQQTPFDPAPLWSHVTVVKAPTKGGGNRVWICNYCHKQVIGSYTKVKSHLLQLKGNGVDLCNSISDQTRDELSREHEATESRKSRQALEAKRRQEYMSLPPGSDIKQQKNLKGTVESCFNVVNRDECDKELARMLYASALPFSLVKNPFFRRFCWRLSNSKVVGYVPPTYNRMRTNLLEQEKAHVNVLLQPFRDSWNKRGVSLCSDGWGDRQKRPLINVMAASGEILWADNVVQIITDNAANFKAVDLSIEAKYPHIFWTPCVVHSLNLALKSICEPTVNSNHFENFLDPNWKTFRKTNLESKADHVKECVISDRWWDKLEYSIGFTSPIYNMIRLGDTDTPCLHLIYDMWDTMIEEVREKVFKEEGVDLKMGESLFFNGIQHILEARWNKSNTPLHCMAHSLVPKYYSQTWLESGSEIVPRVAPNEDQEVSLNRAKCFKKMFPNPDDLRKVNAKYGMFSAALGFFRSLMLWMLGFMRNHLVGGLVMGLKHQCCKTWLSSYFHNLLLPLAAREIGVLSEIFKV comes from the exons ATGACATCATCACAGCAGCCAACAAGGCCAAACACAATACAACAGACCCCGTTTGATCCAGCACCTTTATGGAGTCATGTAACAGTTGTTAAAGCTCCAACAAAAGGTGGAGGTAATCGTGTCTGGATTTGCAACTACTGCCACAAACAAGTGATAGGGTCCTATACCAAAGTAAAAAGTCATCTTCTACAGCTGAAAGGAAATGGCGTTGATCTATGTAATAGTATATCTGATCAAACAAGAGATGAGTTGAGCAGAGAGCATGAAGCAACTGAAAGTCGCAAGTCAAGGCAGGCTCTGGAAGCGAAGAGGAGACAAGAATACATGTCTTTGCCTCCCGGGTCAGACATCAAGCAACAAAAAAATTTGAAAGGAACGGTGGAATCATGCTTTAATGTTGTTAACAGAGATGAGTGTGACAAAGAATTGGCTCGTATGTTATATGCATCTGCTCTACCATTCTCATTAGTCAAGAATCCATTCTTTCGTCGATTTTGTTGGAGACTATCAAATAGCAAGGTGGTTGGCTATGTTCCTCCGACATATAATAGGATGAGGACTAACTTACTTGAGCAAGAAAAGGCACACGTTAATGTTTTGCTCCAACCATTTCGAGATTCTTGGAATAAAAGAGGAGTTTCATTGTGCTCTGATGGGTGGGGAGATAGGCAAAAGAGGCCACTAATCAATGTCATGGCAGCTTCGGGAGAAATTCTAT GGGCTGATAATGTGGTTCAGATCATCACCGACAATGCTGCTAACTTCAAGGCAGTTGATTTAAGCATCGAGGCAAAGTACCCGCATATTTTCTGGACTCCATGTGTGGTTCACTCGCTTAATTTGGCTCTCAAGTCCATTTGCGAACCAACGGTAAACTCCAACCACTTTGAAAATT TTTTAGATCCTAACTGGAAAACATTTAGAAAAACAAACTTAGAGTCCAAGGCTGATCATGTTAAGGAGTGTGTAATTTCTGATCGATGGTGGGATAAACTTGAGTATTCTATAGGCTTCACATCTCCTATATATAACATGATAAGGTTGGGAGATACTGATACTCCATGTTTGCACTTAATTTATGATATGTGGGACACAATGATTGAGGAAGTAAGGGAAAAAGTTTTTAAGGAAGAGGGGGTAGATTTAAAAATGGGTGAATCTTTATTTTTTAATGGTATTCAACATATTTTGGAAGCAAGGTGGAATAAAAGTAACACCCCTCTTCATTGTATGGCTCATTCACTTGTTCCTAAATATTATAGTCAAACATGGTTGGAAAGTGGTAGTGAAATTGTTCCGAGAGTGGCCCCAAATGAGGACCAGGAGGTTTCTCTTAATAGGGCTAAGTGCTTTAAAAAAATGTTTCCAAATCCAGATGATTTAAGAAAGGTGAATGCTAAATATGGAATGTTTTCTGCTGCGTTGGGTTTTTTTCGGAGTCTCATGTTATGGATGCTAGGATTCATGAGGAACCACTTAGTTGGTGGGCTAGTTATGGGTCTGAAACACCAATGTTGCAAAACTTGGCTTTCAAGTTACTTTCACAACCTGCTTCTTCCTCTTGCTGCGAGAGAAATTGGAGTTCTTTCGGAAATATTCAAAGTGTAA